One region of Vicinamibacterales bacterium genomic DNA includes:
- the tuf gene encoding elongation factor Tu (EF-Tu; promotes GTP-dependent binding of aminoacyl-tRNA to the A-site of ribosomes during protein biosynthesis; when the tRNA anticodon matches the mRNA codon, GTP hydrolysis results; the inactive EF-Tu-GDP leaves the ribosome and release of GDP is promoted by elongation factor Ts; many prokaryotes have two copies of the gene encoding EF-Tu) translates to PEGVEMVMPGDSTSIRAELITPVAIEKGSKFAIREGGRTVGAGTVTEILE, encoded by the coding sequence GCCGGAGGGCGTGGAGATGGTGATGCCGGGCGACAGCACGAGCATCCGGGCGGAACTGATCACGCCGGTCGCGATCGAGAAGGGCTCGAAGTTCGCCATCCGCGAAGGCGGACGCACGGTGGGCGCGGGCACGGTGACGGAGATCCTGGAATAG
- the rpsJ gene encoding 30S ribosomal protein S10 yields the protein MSTQFGDKIRIRLKAYDARVLDQSTAEIVNTAKHTGARLAGPIPLPTEKNKWTVLRSPHVDKKSREQFEIRTHKRLIDIFEPTSQTVDALMKLDLPAGVDVEIKAFGKDSRK from the coding sequence ATGTCAACACAATTCGGCGACAAGATCCGCATCCGCCTCAAGGCGTACGACGCCCGGGTGCTCGACCAGTCCACTGCGGAAATCGTGAACACGGCCAAGCACACCGGGGCGCGCCTGGCGGGCCCGATTCCGCTGCCGACCGAGAAGAACAAGTGGACGGTGCTCCGTTCGCCGCACGTCGACAAGAAGTCACGCGAGCAGTTCGAGATCCGCACGCACAAGCGGCTGATCGACATCTTCGAGCCGACCTCGCAGACCGTGGACGCCCTGATGAAGCTCGACCTGCCCGCGGGCGTGGACGTCGAGATCAAGGCGTTCGGCAAGGACAGTCGGAAGTAA